CTACTTTTACCCCTTCAAGTAAGTGAAGTATAAATGCAGGACTCAAAATCAAATATACAAACTTTCTGCCTCCTGCCTCACAACCTGTAAATTTGTACTTCATGCAAACGAAAACTGCTGTATCTTTAATTATGGCGATCGCTAATATTAATCCTCAAAAACCTTGCTTTTAAACAGCCGCATTCCATTCGCGGTCACTAATAAGGAAGTTCCCGTGTCTGCTAAAACCGCGATCGCTAACCCAACAAAACCGAAAGTTCCCAGCAGCAGAAACAAACCCTTTGTTACTAGAGAAAAGACCACATTCTGTTGAATCACAGATACAGTGCGGCGGCTTAAATCTACTGCATAGGCAAGCCGTCTCAAATCACTACTAACCAGTACGACATCTGCTGTCTCTAGGGCAATATCAATTCCACCAACTGCAAAACTAATATCCGCAGCAGCTAAGGCAGGTGCATCGTTAATACCATCCCCAACCATACCTACGACCCCGGCTTGGCGCAGTTGTTGGATTGCTTGAAGTTTATCTTCAGGTAACAGTTCTGCCTGATACTCTGTGATTCCAACTTGCCCAGCAATCTGCTGGGCAACAGTAGACCTGTCTCCTGTCAGCATCACCAACCGTTTCAGCCCAACCCGTTTCAATTGCCGTACAGCTTCTGTTGCTTCTAACCTTAATCCATCTGCCAGTGCAATCACCCCTATTAACCCGTGGGTCGTTCCAACTAGCACTGGGGTTTGACCAAGCTGTTCAATTTCAGCCAATACGGATTCAGCTTTTTGGGACAAATGAATATCTGTGTCTGCAAACAAGCGTCGATTGCCAACGAAGTACAACTGCTCACCTAAATTTGCCTGAATTCCTTTACCAGGTAGCGCTGTAAAGTTGTGAGGTGTTTCTAACTCTATGCCCAGTTCATGAGCGTTTGCCACAATTGCTCTTGCTAGTGGATGTTCTGAGTGTTGCTCCAGGGAAGCCGCAATCTGTAACACCATGTTTGCACTTACTTTTTTCAAGTCATAAATATTTTGGATAATGGGCAGCCCTTGCGTAATTGTACCAGTCTTATCAAAAGCAAGGGTGATAAGGCGTCCAGCCGTTTCCAGCGCATTACCCCCTTTGAACAAAACGCCCTTACGAGTTGCTGCACCAATGGCGCTAACAATCGAGACAGGAGTAGAAATTACTAAAGCACAGGGGCAGGCTATTACTAGCATTACCAGTGCTCGGTAAAGCCAGACGTTGAACGATTGAGCAAATGCCAAAGGCGGTATTAAAGCAATGGCGATCGCTGCTAAAATCACTACCGGTGTGTAGACCTGTGCAAACTTATCCACCCACTGCTGCGAGGGTGCGCGGCTTTCTTGGGCTTGTTCCACAAGATTAATAATTTTGGCAACAGTTGTATCGCTAGCAGTGTGAGTAACTTTGACTTCTAAAAAGCCTGTCTGATTCAGTGTCCCAGCAAAGACATTATCACCTGGAGCTTTATCTTCTGGAATTGATTCTCCTGTAATTGGAGACTGATCGATGGTGCTTGCGCCAGAAACAACTACACCATCCAACGCTACACGCTGTCCTGGTCGAATTGTCAAAGTTTCACCTAGCTGAATACTTTCGACGGAAACTGTCACCTCCTGACCATTCCGCTTGACGGTAGCAGTGGGCGGAGTCAAATCCATCAGGGAGCGAATGGCATTGCGAGTGCGACCAAAGGTGAAAACTTGCAGTGTTGTACCAAAAGTGAACAAAAAGACGACTAGCGCCCCTTCAAACCAGTCCCCTAAAATTACAGCCCCGATTACTGAAATCGTCATCAGCAGATTCATATCGGCGCGGCGCAAGCGCAATTCAAACAAACCAGCCCGTGCGATCGGATAGCCAGTAATTACTATGCCGATGCCATAGAAAGCCCGTGCTATCCAAATAGGTAGCGCTAGATTTTGAGAAATTAAGCCCAACACTAAGCCTATACCTGCAAGTATGACACTCTGCCCCCGGCGATTTTCAATCCAGAATCTCCAGCTTGCCAGGTCTGACTTTTGTTTTGGCTTGTTTATTGGCTTTTCGTGTTGGTGTTCGTACTCACGATCGCCTACGGCGGGCGTTTCGCCATCGCAAGAATCAGTATGATGATGGGAACTTGCCTCAACAACTGTATAACCCAAACTTTTAATCCGATCATAAATTGCCGTCTCATTTACCAGTTGCGGGTCATAGTTTACTTGCAATCGTTCGCTGGCAAAGCTGATCGATGCTTCTTTTACGCCTATTATCTTCTGCACCCCAGCCTCAATCGTCTTGGCACAACTGCCACAATCCATCCCGCCGATTTGTAGTTGTAGCGTTTTCACAGGAGTTACATCGACGTTATGGTCATGACTCTGTTCAACCGTATAACCCAAACTTCTAATTTGGTCATAGATAGTCTTTTCACTCAAGACTTCTGGGTTATAGGAAACCCTGGCTTTGCCTGTCGTAAAGTTTACTTTTACTTCTGTAACACCATTTAACTGCTGCAAACCGACTTCAATCGTCTTGGCGCAGCTTCCGCAGTCCATACCATCAATTTGCAAAGTTTGGGTTTTGAGGGAAGGAGTTTGAGTCATGGCATTACAACCAAAGCGAAAAAGTTAACTGCCAATATTCTAATACAACAATTGAATACATGTTCAACTGTACAATACTTTAATTTTAGTTAAAATTGAAAGTGATAACCATTGCCTATACTTAATGCCATGAACAAGCGCCAAAGCGAAGAAGAGTTGGAATTGCTTCAGAATGCAGGCGTACCACAGTGTGATACCCATTTGGTGCATCTGGATAATGTGCGGTCAATTCAAACACAAATCTTGTCTATAGACAAGGCAAAACAAATGGCAGAAGTCTTTGGAATACTTGGAGATCCGAATCGTCTGCGGCTGATATCAGCTTTGGCCTCCCAAGAATTATGTGTTTGTGATTTAGCTGCATTGATGAAAATGACGGAATCAGCTGTTTCTCATCAATTGCGATTATTAAAAGCGATGCGTTTAGTCAGTTATCGTCGAGAAGGTAAAAATGTTTATTACAGCTTGGCTGACAATCACATCATCAATTTATATTGCTCTTTGGCAGAACATTTAGATGAATGAAATAAACAAATAATGGTGTATAGAAACATACTTACTAAGTAAGTAGTATTGATGAGTGTAGAAAACCAGCCCTTTCAAGGTGATGAAATTTGGAACAAAGATTGGTGATTTCAACCTTCAAAAAACGCAAAATCTGAGCAGGGGCGCGTCGATTTGTCTCCTTCCATGTCTTGGTGCCAGGAGAATGGTCAGTCCAACAGGGTCATGCACTGTGTGAGGAGATAGAGCTAACGATTATGCGATCGCTGCCAGAAACCTATGTCCTTACCCATCTTGAACCATTGGAAGACCCAGTATCGTGGTATGACCAGAACTTAGACATGACAACTAATATTACTAAGGTTGAGCCTGAGCAGAATCCGAAGGTTAGGGAACCTACTAGAGCTTAAATTGCAACTTCCCTACAAGAAAGAAAAATTTTGCCACTAAAGATTGATGTTTAGTCCAGATTTTCTGACATTATGAGAAAAATATGAAAGAATTTCTCCAGAAAATAAATGACTCGCCCCGAAAACCGCCCCAGTCTCCCTGAAGTTCACCGCAGTATTAAAATTCCCAACAGTAAGAGCTTTTGGCGCAAGATGTTGGCTTATGCAGGGCCAGGGTATCTGGTTTCAGTCGGATATATGGACCCTGGCAACTGGGCAACAGATATCGCTGGGGGGTCTAAGTTTGGCTATACCTTGTTGACAGTAGTTATGCTGTCGAACCTGATGGCGATATTACTGCAATCGCTATGTGTGCGTTTGGGTGTTGCCACAGGACGAGACTTAGCACAGGCTTGTCGGGACTATTTCAGTCAAAGGGTGAGCTTTTGTTTGTGGGTGCTGTGTGAGATTGCTATTGCGGCTTGTGACTTGGCAGAACTACTAGGAAGTGCGATCGCCCTGCAACTTTTATTCGGTATTCCTTTGATATGGGGTGTGTGTATAACGGCGCTGGATGTCCTGGTATTGCTATTCCTGCAACATAAAGGCTTTCGCTATACAGAAGCCTTAGTAATAATGCTGGTAGCAACCGTAGGCTTCTGTTTTACAGCAGAAATTCTCTTCTCTCGACCTAATATGGGAGGGATTTTATTGGGATATCTGCCCAAGAAAGAAATTTTACAAAATCCAGAAATGCTCTACATTGCGATTGGCATTTTAGGCGCAACAGTGATGCCTCACAACTTATATTTACACTCCTCTATTGTGCAAACCCGTGATTGGCAACCTAATACTGAAAAAAGATGGGAAGCAATTAAGTTTGGCACAATTGATTCAACTTTTGCTCTATCGTTAGCACTGTTTATCAACTCAGCAATTTTAATTGTATCTGCCGCTACATTTCATTTTTCTGGGAATCAGAATGTGGCAGAAATTCAGGAAGCTTACAAACTGCTTTCACCATTGTTAGGCGTTAGTGCTGCTAGCGCCATCTTTGGGATTGCCTTACTTGCTTCTGGGCAAAGTTCGACACTAACTGCAACTCTAGCTGGGCAGATTGTGATGGAAGGCTTTTTACAATTTCGCCTTCCATCGTGGTTACGGCGTTTAGTTACCCGTCTGCTTGCTATCATTCCAGCGTTGATTACAATTATTATCTTTGGGGAACATAGTACAAGCAGTCTCATTGTTCTTAGTCAAGTTATCCTCAGTTTACAGTTACCGTTCGCAGTAATTCCATTGGTGATGTTTACGAGTAACCGTCGCTTAATGGGAGAATTTGTGAATCCTTTGTGGCTGAAATCTCTAGCTTGGCTGGTTGCTATTATTATCGTCGGGTTAAATGTTTGGTTGCTATTACAAAGTATTTTGGTTTGGTTGGGTTTCAATCTCTAAATTTCTTGAAACCGCTTAGGATGGATCTAGTCGAGAACAATCCCGTGCATCTGTCTTGATATATCTATCAGGAGAAAGTCAAGCTATGAACTATATTCGCAAAGCTGCTACCATCTTAGGAATAACAACTAGCGTACTGAGTGGAATACCTGTTGCTGTCCATGCTGCACAAGAAGCACCAACGCGCATCCAACAGATGAATTTTCAGGAATACCATAACCAGGGAGTGCAAAAGCTTGAGCAAGGTAACTTCAACGGCGCAATAGAAGATTTTAGTCGGGTAGTACAGTTAAATCCCCGATATTACGAAGGTTTTTGCCTTAGAGGTTTAGCAAAGTCTCAATTAAAAGACTTTAAAGCAGCCGTTAGCGACTTTGATCAAGCACTGCGACTCAACCCCAACCATACAGATGCTTACAACGGTCGAGGAACTGCTCATGCGGAACTAGGAAGCATTGAAGCGGCTATTACCGACTTTAACCAGGTACTTAGAATTGATCCGAAGTCTGTAGATGCTTACTACAATAGGGGCTTTTTGAATTATAGACAGGGAAATCATAAACTGGCGATCGCAGATTTTAACCAAGCACTACAAATCAACCCCAATTTAGCTGATGCCTACGGCAACCGAGGACTTGCTGAATATGCTTTAGGCGATCGCAAAAATGCCATTAATGATTTAGAGCAAGCTGCAAGTCTGTTTCAACGGCAAGGAGATACTCTTCGGTATCAGCAAACACAAGCTCTCCTTCAGCAGATTCAGCCCTAAGTAATTCAAATAATTGTCAAACCCAACTTTTCAACAAACCTTACGGAATAGTTGGGTTATTCAATTTTGTTATCGAACTGTTGAGGAAAAGATAAGCTGCTTTAGCTCAATTTTTCCAGTTTTTACTGCCATTCTGTGATTGAAAGACAATCATCTTCTGTATATTGCTGTGATTCATTCCCTGCATATTATTAATTATGAGTTGGCAGCAGCTATTTGGTTGCGATTGCCCATATTGTATGAATTCTCTACGCACCCTACGCGGTTAAGCACCAATAGTTTACTAGTATTTTGATTGTAAGGAAAGCCGGGTATATTCTACTTGTCATGTGTCTGCTGAGTTTGGCATTAATCTTTTAAGTAGTAATACTATAAAAAATTCACATTTTTTATGATCTATTGAGGTAGATTAGCGTGATCCATAGCCCACCAATCTGCAAAATTTTAATTTAAAGCCTTTGCTCTTAACCAATGAGAGAAGTGGTCAAGAAAACAACTCCTATTGAAAAAATAGCCAAACCAATAAATTGCAGTATCTTTAAGAATTACTAACCTGAAACTTCCACCTGTTGTCCCTAAAAATTTCATCTCAATTTCATCTTCATTTGGGAGAGTAGGTAAAGTACTTGATCTTTAAACTTACTTAGCTGCACAGCAAGCAGACATCCCTTAACGCGTTTAAAAATGCTTAATTCTATTGTTAAATGGTCGATCGCTCAACGCTGGCTAGTAGTTATTGCTTCCATCCTCATATCTGTTTGGGGCTTTCGTGTCCTCACACAAATGCCACTGGACGTGTTTCCCAGCTTTTCCCCGCCTCAAGTCGAAATTCAGACCGAAGCCCCTGGTTTAGCACCAGAGGAAGTGGAGTCGCTGGTGACTCGTCCTATAGAAAGTACAATAAACGGAACTCCTGGACTTGAAGCTTTACGCTCTTCCTCAGCTGTAGGTCTTTCTGCTGTAAGAGCCACCTTCAGTTGGGATACGGACATTTATCGCGCCCGCCAAGCGGTGACGGAGCGGTTGCAACAAGCACGCAGTCAGCTACCGCAAGGCGTGGAAGACCCAGAAATTCTTCCCGTCAGTTCCGCTTTAGGATGGACTGTTAAATATGCCTTCACTTCTGAAACCACGCCTCTAATGGATGTATGGCGTATTGTCAACTGGCAAGTGAAAAACCGCCTTCTGGCTGTCCGTGGTGTCAGTGATATCATCATATATGGTGGGGATGAGCGTCAGTATCAAGTACTGGTTAACCCAGATAAACTAAAAGCGTTTAATGTTACTCTCGATGATGTCACCAAAGCCGCCGCTGCCGCCAACGCTAATGCACCAGGAGGATTTTTAATTACTCCAGACCAAGAAACATTGGTTAGAGGTGTGGGGCGGATTGAGTCTATTGAACAGCTAAAGAAATCAGTAATTAAAGCCCAAAATGGCACTTCAGTATTGTTAGAACAGGTTGCTGATGTACAAATTGGCGCAGCGCTCAAACGTGGTGACGGTAGTTTTGCTGGGAAAAAGGCAATTATTCTGACAGTTAACAAGCAACCAACTGCGGATACACCGTCAGTCACGAAAGCAGTTGAGACAGCAATAGAGGAAATTAAAGCTGGTCTGCCAAAGGATGTCAAAATTACAACTACCTTTCGTCAAGAAGATTTTATTGAAGCCTCGCTCAAAAACGTTGAAGAAGCTTTGCGTGATGGCACTATCATCGTTTCCGTCATCCTGATTCTGTTTTTAATGAATTGGCGCACAGTCATCATTAGTTTGAGCGCTCTACCCGTGTCCTTATTACTGGGGATGATGATTCTCAACTGGACGGGACAAGGCATAAACACTATGACTCTGGGCGGACTAGTGGTAGCTATTGGTTCGGTGGTGGATGACGCAATCGTTGATATGGAAAACGTCTACCGCCGTCTGCGGGAAAACCAACTCGCTGGAAATCCCATCCCACCATTGCAAGTAGTCTTCAATGGTTCGGTGGAAGTGCGCGTTAGTGTTCTGTTCGCCACAATTATTATTGCCGTCGTCTTTGCACCGATTTTCGCCCTCTCTGGTGTGGAAGGCCGGATTTTTACACCGATGGGTTTAGCGTATCTACTATCAATTGCTGCTTCTACCTTGGTGGCGTTGACATTAACCCCAGCAATGTGTGCCCTACTGCTGGTGAATACAAGATTGCCAAGTACAGAAACCTGGTTAGAAAAACAAACGCATAAACTTTATAGTCCAGCTTTGAGGTTTTCTATTCGTCGCCCCAAAATTATTTTGGTAACAGCGTTCGCTGGTTTTGTGGCTTCAATGGTAATTGTACTTGGTTTAGGGCAAGTTTTTTTACCAGAGTTTCAAGATCGTGCCCTCGTAGTTGCCGCCGTTCTCATGCCTGGTGAATCTCTAGAAGCTACTAATCAAACAGGGTTGGCGATAGAAGAAGCTTTGAAAAAAAATCCCGGAGTTGAAACTGCTCAATTCCGCTCTGGACGCGCTCAAGGAGATACTGAGATAGCTGGCGTTAACGCTGGGGAACTGGATGTCCAACTGAGTGAGGAGGGAGCAAAAGATCGAGAAGAAACAATTGAAATGATTCGTAAAGAATTTGAGAAAATTCCCGGTGTAGTTCCTAATATCGGTGGTTTTATTTCTCACCGAATGGATGAGGTACTGTCGGGGGTAAGAAGTGCGATCGCCGTGAAAATCTTCGGTACCGAGTTGGAGCAACTCCGTACCCTTGGTCAACAAGTGCAATCAGCTATAAGTGATGTTTCGGGTTTAGCAGACTTGCAACTAGAACCGCAAGTACCAATGAAACAAGTGCAAATTCAGTTTGACCGGAATGCAGCTGCTCGTTATGGCCTAACGATTGGGGAATTATCAGAGACAGTAGAAACTGCACTCAATGGGCGAGTCGTTTCCCAAGTATTGGAACAGCAACAAACCTTTGACATGAATGTTTGGTTGCAAGAAAGCTACCGTAATAATATAGAAATCATCCGTAATTTATTAGTTGATACACCCAACGGACAAAAAATTCCCTTAGCTCAAGTTGCCAAAATTGAATACAGTACCGGCCCCAATACCATCAACCGCGAGAACGTCTCTCGTTACATAGTTGTATCTACCAACGTAGCTGGGCGAGATTTGGGTTCTGTAATTAAGGATATTCGAGACAGGGTTAAACAACAGGTACAATTACCCCCTGGATATTTTATTGAATACGGCGGTCAATTTGAAGCCCAAGAGGGAGCTACAAAAACTTTACTTTGGGCTGGGGTATTAGCATTTGTAGCGATCGCAGTCATACTTTACTTTGCCGTCAAGTCAATTCCAGCAACCATCATGATTTTAATTAATTTACCCTTAGCGTTAATCGGTGGTGTGGTTTCCATCGCCTTGACTAGCGGCATTGTTTCCGTAGCTTCAATGGTAGGATTTATTACTCTATTTGGTGTAGCAGCACGGAACGGACTTTTGTTGGTTGAAAACTACAATGCAAGGTTGGCAGAAGGGCAACCTTTACGGCAGGTTTTGATGGAAGGTTCGATGGAACGTTTAGTTGCTATTTTAATGACGGCATTGTCTTCAGCATTGGGTATGGTGCCACTGGTAATTGGTAGTGGAGCCGGAAAAGAAATTCTTCAGCCATTAGCTGTTGTGGTGTTAGGTGGTTTGTTTACCTCAACTGCTTTAACTCTGCTAGTGCTTCCGGCTTGCTATGTGCAGTTTCGTAAGTTTCTGGTTCCGAAAAAGACTACACCAATACAAAATATTGAAGTTACCCAAGGTTCAGCTGTATGAGGTTTTTACCTCATATTTTCTGGAGCTGATAACGCCGTATCTTTACCTGTTATTTGTTAACTGGTTTGTACCATTTCATTTTCAGGTTACTACAAATAGGCAGCAAAGGAGCAGGCGGCAAAGGAGGAATGATTTGTAGCTGTAATGCGTGTAAATTGGTATTTTGGACTATTTTTCTATGTTTTTACCAACTGTTCAAATACCAAATTGTGTTTTAATTACTAACAAGTGATGAGGAGTGAACCCATGAAATCATTAAAATTAGGTTTGGTTGCTTTTACAAGTATAGGATTACTTTTCTTGGGAGCTTGTAATGGCGGAAGCCAAGAAAATAATTCAAACAGTAACACGAAAGCTACTACAAACACAG
Above is a genomic segment from Cylindrospermum stagnale PCC 7417 containing:
- a CDS encoding heavy metal translocating P-type ATPase yields the protein MTQTPSLKTQTLQIDGMDCGSCAKTIEVGLQQLNGVTEVKVNFTTGKARVSYNPEVLSEKTIYDQIRSLGYTVEQSHDHNVDVTPVKTLQLQIGGMDCGSCAKTIEAGVQKIIGVKEASISFASERLQVNYDPQLVNETAIYDRIKSLGYTVVEASSHHHTDSCDGETPAVGDREYEHQHEKPINKPKQKSDLASWRFWIENRRGQSVILAGIGLVLGLISQNLALPIWIARAFYGIGIVITGYPIARAGLFELRLRRADMNLLMTISVIGAVILGDWFEGALVVFLFTFGTTLQVFTFGRTRNAIRSLMDLTPPTATVKRNGQEVTVSVESIQLGETLTIRPGQRVALDGVVVSGASTIDQSPITGESIPEDKAPGDNVFAGTLNQTGFLEVKVTHTASDTTVAKIINLVEQAQESRAPSQQWVDKFAQVYTPVVILAAIAIALIPPLAFAQSFNVWLYRALVMLVIACPCALVISTPVSIVSAIGAATRKGVLFKGGNALETAGRLITLAFDKTGTITQGLPIIQNIYDLKKVSANMVLQIAASLEQHSEHPLARAIVANAHELGIELETPHNFTALPGKGIQANLGEQLYFVGNRRLFADTDIHLSQKAESVLAEIEQLGQTPVLVGTTHGLIGVIALADGLRLEATEAVRQLKRVGLKRLVMLTGDRSTVAQQIAGQVGITEYQAELLPEDKLQAIQQLRQAGVVGMVGDGINDAPALAAADISFAVGGIDIALETADVVLVSSDLRRLAYAVDLSRRTVSVIQQNVVFSLVTKGLFLLLGTFGFVGLAIAVLADTGTSLLVTANGMRLFKSKVFED
- a CDS encoding ArsR/SmtB family transcription factor, with the translated sequence MNKRQSEEELELLQNAGVPQCDTHLVHLDNVRSIQTQILSIDKAKQMAEVFGILGDPNRLRLISALASQELCVCDLAALMKMTESAVSHQLRLLKAMRLVSYRREGKNVYYSLADNHIINLYCSLAEHLDE
- a CDS encoding Nramp family divalent metal transporter: MTRPENRPSLPEVHRSIKIPNSKSFWRKMLAYAGPGYLVSVGYMDPGNWATDIAGGSKFGYTLLTVVMLSNLMAILLQSLCVRLGVATGRDLAQACRDYFSQRVSFCLWVLCEIAIAACDLAELLGSAIALQLLFGIPLIWGVCITALDVLVLLFLQHKGFRYTEALVIMLVATVGFCFTAEILFSRPNMGGILLGYLPKKEILQNPEMLYIAIGILGATVMPHNLYLHSSIVQTRDWQPNTEKRWEAIKFGTIDSTFALSLALFINSAILIVSAATFHFSGNQNVAEIQEAYKLLSPLLGVSAASAIFGIALLASGQSSTLTATLAGQIVMEGFLQFRLPSWLRRLVTRLLAIIPALITIIIFGEHSTSSLIVLSQVILSLQLPFAVIPLVMFTSNRRLMGEFVNPLWLKSLAWLVAIIIVGLNVWLLLQSILVWLGFNL
- a CDS encoding tetratricopeptide repeat protein: MNYIRKAATILGITTSVLSGIPVAVHAAQEAPTRIQQMNFQEYHNQGVQKLEQGNFNGAIEDFSRVVQLNPRYYEGFCLRGLAKSQLKDFKAAVSDFDQALRLNPNHTDAYNGRGTAHAELGSIEAAITDFNQVLRIDPKSVDAYYNRGFLNYRQGNHKLAIADFNQALQINPNLADAYGNRGLAEYALGDRKNAINDLEQAASLFQRQGDTLRYQQTQALLQQIQP
- a CDS encoding efflux RND transporter permease subunit; translated protein: MLNSIVKWSIAQRWLVVIASILISVWGFRVLTQMPLDVFPSFSPPQVEIQTEAPGLAPEEVESLVTRPIESTINGTPGLEALRSSSAVGLSAVRATFSWDTDIYRARQAVTERLQQARSQLPQGVEDPEILPVSSALGWTVKYAFTSETTPLMDVWRIVNWQVKNRLLAVRGVSDIIIYGGDERQYQVLVNPDKLKAFNVTLDDVTKAAAAANANAPGGFLITPDQETLVRGVGRIESIEQLKKSVIKAQNGTSVLLEQVADVQIGAALKRGDGSFAGKKAIILTVNKQPTADTPSVTKAVETAIEEIKAGLPKDVKITTTFRQEDFIEASLKNVEEALRDGTIIVSVILILFLMNWRTVIISLSALPVSLLLGMMILNWTGQGINTMTLGGLVVAIGSVVDDAIVDMENVYRRLRENQLAGNPIPPLQVVFNGSVEVRVSVLFATIIIAVVFAPIFALSGVEGRIFTPMGLAYLLSIAASTLVALTLTPAMCALLLVNTRLPSTETWLEKQTHKLYSPALRFSIRRPKIILVTAFAGFVASMVIVLGLGQVFLPEFQDRALVVAAVLMPGESLEATNQTGLAIEEALKKNPGVETAQFRSGRAQGDTEIAGVNAGELDVQLSEEGAKDREETIEMIRKEFEKIPGVVPNIGGFISHRMDEVLSGVRSAIAVKIFGTELEQLRTLGQQVQSAISDVSGLADLQLEPQVPMKQVQIQFDRNAAARYGLTIGELSETVETALNGRVVSQVLEQQQTFDMNVWLQESYRNNIEIIRNLLVDTPNGQKIPLAQVAKIEYSTGPNTINRENVSRYIVVSTNVAGRDLGSVIKDIRDRVKQQVQLPPGYFIEYGGQFEAQEGATKTLLWAGVLAFVAIAVILYFAVKSIPATIMILINLPLALIGGVVSIALTSGIVSVASMVGFITLFGVAARNGLLLVENYNARLAEGQPLRQVLMEGSMERLVAILMTALSSALGMVPLVIGSGAGKEILQPLAVVVLGGLFTSTALTLLVLPACYVQFRKFLVPKKTTPIQNIEVTQGSAV